A genomic window from Streptomyces sp. MST-110588 includes:
- a CDS encoding GAF and ANTAR domain-containing protein yields the protein MARHRQRGEVFTRAAGGPLEDFDLAAFLQRLSVRSIHMLHVTSAGFLLLDANGKCGTVTASDDVTRRLELFVQESAQSPGVDCCLSGRAMTDIDLRATDTAARWPRFTVRARGAGFVMAHAVPLRRHEITVGALSLYSDRAVPLGAEATELARALADMAALIVLQQHSLERSRAERTRLRTDLASRIVIEQAKGILAERRRISTDEAFTALCSYARSRGLPLPDVARQVVDGEADSALTGEWPAP from the coding sequence ATGGCCCGACACCGACAACGGGGCGAGGTCTTCACACGAGCGGCGGGCGGGCCGCTGGAGGACTTCGACCTCGCCGCCTTCCTCCAGCGGCTCTCCGTCCGCTCCATCCACATGCTGCACGTCACCTCGGCCGGTTTCCTGCTCCTGGACGCCAACGGGAAGTGCGGGACCGTCACCGCCTCCGACGATGTCACCCGGCGGCTGGAACTGTTCGTGCAGGAGAGCGCCCAGAGCCCCGGCGTGGACTGCTGTCTCTCCGGCCGGGCCATGACCGACATCGACCTGCGGGCTACGGACACCGCGGCCCGCTGGCCCCGTTTCACCGTACGGGCCAGGGGAGCCGGCTTCGTCATGGCGCACGCCGTACCGCTGCGGCGGCACGAGATCACCGTCGGTGCCCTGAGCCTCTACTCGGACCGGGCCGTCCCGCTCGGTGCCGAGGCCACCGAACTCGCCCGGGCGCTGGCCGATATGGCCGCGCTGATCGTGCTCCAGCAGCACAGCCTGGAACGGAGCCGCGCCGAACGGACCCGGCTCCGTACCGATCTCGCCTCCCGCATCGTCATCGAGCAGGCCAAGGGCATCCTCGCCGAGCGCCGGCGGATCTCGACGGACGAGGCGTTCACCGCCTTGTGCTCGTACGCGCGTAGCCGTGGGCTGCCGCTGCCGGACGTGGCCCGGCAGGTCGTCGACGGCGAGGCGGACAGCGCTCTCACGGGGGAGTGGCCCGCACCCTGA
- the crcB gene encoding fluoride efflux transporter CrcB, with protein sequence MNWLLVVAGAVVGAPLRFLTDRFVQSRHHTVFPWGTFTANVAGCLVLGLVTGAVTAGAASSHALLLLGTGLCGALTTYSTFSYETLRMAEGGARGQAVANVVASVTGGLGAVFIGAALARALWG encoded by the coding sequence GTGAACTGGCTGCTGGTGGTGGCCGGGGCCGTGGTCGGCGCGCCGCTGCGCTTCCTGACCGACCGCTTCGTGCAGTCGCGCCACCACACCGTCTTCCCCTGGGGGACCTTCACCGCCAACGTGGCCGGCTGTCTCGTCCTGGGGCTGGTCACCGGCGCGGTGACGGCCGGTGCCGCGTCCTCCCACGCCCTGCTGCTCCTGGGCACGGGCCTGTGCGGTGCGCTGACGACGTACTCCACCTTCTCCTACGAGACGCTGCGGATGGCCGAGGGCGGAGCGCGCGGCCAGGCCGTGGCCAACGTTGTGGCCAGTGTGACGGGGGGTCTGGGCGCGGTGTTCATCGGTGCCGCGCTGGCACGGGCGCTCTGGGGCTGA
- the crcB gene encoding fluoride efflux transporter CrcB, which yields MPTGASAPGVEERVGAPGDAAVPARRQPPPWHGQGAVIAAVSAGGGIGAAARYAASLIWPQATDGFPWTTLAVNVIGCALMGALMVLVTERGPAHRLARPFLGTGVLGGFTTFSTYALDVRHLLELPRAAPGLACLVATPLAALAAVWCASALTRRLLPPGRWQAQRAEGAPRPGERGHRAGEKEHRPGEKEPRAAEGQGCR from the coding sequence ATGCCCACAGGAGCTTCCGCGCCCGGCGTCGAAGAACGCGTCGGCGCGCCCGGCGACGCCGCGGTGCCCGCCCGCCGGCAGCCGCCGCCGTGGCACGGCCAGGGAGCGGTGATCGCCGCCGTCTCGGCCGGCGGCGGCATCGGCGCCGCCGCCCGCTACGCGGCCTCCCTGATCTGGCCCCAGGCCACCGACGGCTTCCCCTGGACCACCCTGGCGGTCAACGTCATCGGCTGCGCCCTCATGGGCGCCCTGATGGTGCTGGTCACCGAGCGCGGGCCGGCGCACCGGCTGGCGCGCCCTTTCCTGGGCACCGGAGTCCTCGGCGGCTTCACCACCTTCTCGACGTACGCCCTGGACGTCCGGCATCTGCTGGAGCTGCCCCGCGCGGCCCCGGGCCTGGCCTGCCTGGTGGCGACCCCGCTCGCCGCGCTGGCCGCGGTGTGGTGCGCCTCGGCCCTCACCCGGCGCCTGCTGCCGCCCGGCCGGTGGCAGGCGCAACGGGCGGAGGGGGCGCCCCGGCCCGGGGAAAGGGGACACCGGGCCGGGGAGAAGGAGCACCGGCCCGGGGAGAAGGAGCCCCGGGCCGCCGAGGGACAGGGGTGCCGGTGA
- a CDS encoding FadR/GntR family transcriptional regulator, whose protein sequence is MPLHSTTRTSLVDLVIEQMERLIAEGEWPVGTKIPAEPLLVEQLGVGRNTVREAVRALVHTGMLEPRQGDGTYVRAGSGFGAAVQRRLRRAAQLEAYEVRASLERDAARYAAQRRTEEDLRALRAALEDRGHAWRSGEVNAFIDADMAFHRTVAAAAHNSVLAELYEHLGDALRTTLQAVVGSPVPDSVRHQCDAHRALVDAIEARDADGAERIALAHLAEGMAALRASCPPSGGDAPADDLTADAAPAGAAATADARPGPGSSGALHA, encoded by the coding sequence ATGCCGCTGCACAGCACCACCCGTACGAGTCTTGTGGACCTGGTCATCGAGCAGATGGAACGGCTGATCGCCGAAGGCGAGTGGCCGGTCGGGACGAAGATCCCCGCCGAGCCGCTGCTCGTGGAACAGCTCGGCGTCGGCCGCAACACCGTCCGCGAGGCCGTACGCGCCCTGGTGCACACCGGGATGCTGGAACCCCGCCAGGGGGACGGCACCTACGTGCGCGCCGGCAGCGGCTTCGGCGCCGCCGTGCAGCGCAGACTGCGCCGGGCGGCACAACTGGAGGCGTACGAGGTCCGGGCCTCCCTGGAACGCGATGCCGCCCGCTATGCCGCGCAGCGCCGTACGGAAGAGGACCTGCGGGCGCTGCGAGCGGCGCTGGAGGACCGCGGGCACGCGTGGAGGAGCGGCGAGGTGAACGCGTTCATCGACGCGGACATGGCCTTCCACCGCACCGTCGCCGCCGCGGCGCACAACAGCGTCCTGGCCGAGCTGTACGAACACCTCGGTGACGCGCTGCGGACCACCCTCCAGGCGGTCGTCGGCTCTCCCGTACCCGATTCCGTACGCCATCAATGCGACGCGCACCGCGCCCTGGTCGACGCCATCGAGGCCCGGGACGCCGACGGGGCGGAGCGGATCGCGCTGGCGCACCTCGCCGAGGGGATGGCGGCGCTGCGCGCGTCGTGCCCGCCTTCCGGAGGCGACGCGCCGGCGGACGACCTGACCGCGGATGCCGCGCCGGCCGGTGCCGCGGCGACCGCCGACGCCCGCCCCGGCCCAGGAAGCTCAGGAGCACTCCATGCGTGA
- a CDS encoding MFS transporter: MRDDAPAATERTPAGTEETPAAGEQTLAAAGQAPAGARAEGGARNGVTGRRALVLGLGVVLLALNLRPALVAVSPLADTIRDDSGMSAAATSLLTALPLLCFGLLAPVAPRLGRRLGTERSLLGTMALICAGTALRLLHPVAALFAGTVVIGAGIAVANVLLPGLIKRDFPAKAGLMTGLYSMSLFGGAALAAGVTVPVQQAAGLSWQATLACWGSLAVLALVVWLPQTRSRTRTGEAGEVGKAGETGAAGETGASGGTGAAGSGTARQAASPVRGLWRSPLAWQVTGYMGLQSLSYYAAAAWLPTLLQDAGMSAGDAGWMLSFSSLLGITGSFLAPVAVGGKLRAGCWPRSARCCARWASPGCCWRRPAARTCG, translated from the coding sequence ATGCGTGATGACGCCCCGGCCGCCACGGAGCGGACCCCGGCGGGTACGGAAGAGACCCCGGCCGCCGGGGAACAGACCCTGGCCGCCGCCGGACAGGCCCCTGCCGGAGCGCGGGCCGAAGGCGGCGCCCGGAACGGCGTCACCGGCCGTCGCGCCCTCGTCCTCGGCCTCGGCGTCGTCCTCCTCGCGCTGAACCTGCGGCCCGCGCTCGTCGCCGTCTCCCCGCTCGCCGACACCATCCGCGACGACAGCGGGATGTCGGCCGCCGCCACCAGCCTGCTCACCGCGCTCCCTCTGCTGTGCTTCGGGCTGCTGGCCCCCGTCGCGCCGCGGCTGGGCCGCCGCCTGGGGACCGAGCGCTCCCTGTTGGGCACCATGGCGCTGATCTGCGCGGGTACCGCGCTGCGCCTGCTCCACCCGGTGGCCGCGCTGTTCGCCGGCACGGTCGTGATCGGCGCCGGCATAGCCGTCGCCAACGTCCTGCTGCCCGGCCTGATCAAGCGCGACTTCCCGGCGAAGGCCGGGCTGATGACCGGCCTGTACTCGATGTCGCTGTTCGGCGGCGCCGCGCTCGCCGCCGGTGTGACCGTGCCCGTACAGCAGGCGGCCGGGCTGAGCTGGCAGGCCACGCTGGCCTGCTGGGGGTCCCTGGCGGTCCTGGCGCTGGTGGTGTGGCTGCCGCAGACCCGCTCCCGTACGAGGACGGGTGAAGCCGGTGAGGTCGGTAAGGCCGGTGAGACCGGTGCGGCGGGTGAGACCGGTGCGTCCGGCGGGACCGGTGCAGCCGGTTCCGGCACCGCGCGGCAGGCGGCCTCTCCCGTACGCGGCCTGTGGCGCTCCCCGCTGGCCTGGCAGGTCACCGGCTACATGGGCCTGCAGTCGCTCAGCTACTACGCGGCGGCGGCCTGGCTGCCCACCCTGCTCCAGGACGCCGGGATGAGCGCGGGAGACGCGGGCTGGATGCTCTCCTTCTCCTCCCTCCTGGGCATCACGGGCTCCTTCCTGGCCCCGGTCGCCGTGGGCGGAAAGCTGCGCGCGGGGTGCTGGCCGCGCTCGGCGCGCTGCTGTGCGCGCTGGGCTTCGCCGGGCTGCTGCTGGCGCCGGCCGGCGGCGCGTACCTGTGGATGA
- a CDS encoding magnesium and cobalt transport protein CorA: MISNLRKAVRLPQQRSRGVDLSHPARSPLGTAVVNCAVYVDGVRQEGDHPAQDAIRRVRESGSGFVWIGLHEPSEKEFAGVVELFGLHPLAVEDAVHAHQRPKLERYDGSLFTVFKTVRYVEHDRLTDTSEVVETGEIMVFTGADFVITVRHGGHGSLGPLREHLESVPEQLAMGPSAVLHAIADLVVDDYLDVAAAVQDDIDDVESEVFSDGGRGRAGAGRIYQLKRELLELRRAVAPLDRPLQALSTQPMALVDPHIQTYFRDVADHLARVTEQITAFDDLLNSILQAHLAQVTVAQNEDMRRISAWVAILAVPTMACGVYGMNFDHMPEKHWTYGYPLLMLLVAVICVLIHRGFKRNGWL; encoded by the coding sequence ATGATCAGCAATCTCCGCAAGGCGGTCCGGCTGCCGCAGCAGCGCAGCCGGGGTGTCGACCTCAGCCACCCGGCGCGCTCGCCGCTGGGCACCGCGGTGGTCAACTGCGCGGTGTACGTGGACGGCGTACGGCAGGAGGGCGACCACCCGGCGCAGGACGCGATCCGCCGCGTACGGGAGAGCGGCAGCGGCTTCGTGTGGATCGGGCTGCACGAGCCGTCGGAGAAGGAGTTCGCCGGCGTCGTCGAACTGTTCGGCCTGCACCCGCTCGCCGTCGAGGACGCCGTCCACGCCCACCAGCGGCCGAAACTGGAGCGCTACGACGGCTCGCTGTTCACCGTCTTCAAGACCGTCCGCTACGTCGAACACGACCGGCTCACCGACACCAGCGAGGTCGTGGAGACCGGCGAGATCATGGTGTTCACCGGCGCCGACTTCGTGATCACGGTCCGGCACGGCGGGCACGGCTCCCTGGGCCCGCTGCGCGAACACCTGGAGTCCGTACCGGAACAGCTCGCCATGGGGCCGTCGGCCGTGCTGCACGCCATCGCCGACCTGGTCGTGGACGACTATCTGGACGTGGCCGCCGCCGTCCAGGACGACATCGACGACGTCGAGAGCGAGGTCTTCTCCGACGGCGGGCGCGGGCGGGCCGGCGCCGGACGGATCTACCAGCTCAAGCGCGAACTCCTCGAACTGCGGCGCGCGGTGGCCCCGCTGGACCGCCCCCTGCAGGCCCTGTCCACCCAGCCCATGGCCCTGGTGGACCCGCACATCCAGACCTATTTCCGGGACGTCGCCGACCACCTGGCCCGCGTCACCGAGCAGATCACCGCCTTCGACGACCTGCTGAACTCGATACTCCAGGCCCACCTCGCACAGGTCACCGTGGCCCAGAACGAGGACATGCGCCGTATCAGCGCCTGGGTCGCGATCCTGGCCGTACCGACGATGGCGTGCGGCGTGTACGGCATGAACTTCGACCACATGCCCGAGAAGCACTGGACCTACGGCTACCCGCTGCTGATGCTCCTGGTCGCCGTCATCTGCGTACTCATCCACCGCGGCTTCAAGCGCAACGGCTGGCTGTAA
- a CDS encoding heavy metal translocating P-type ATPase: MTTTIDGNRVELEIGGMTCASCAARIEKKLNRMEGVTATVNYATEKAKVEWEEEAGIGVEDLIATVEKTGYTAAVPTPPPPPDPATGAGASAGTGTDAEAGTGAGTDASAGGRPESDVRTPGQPDALAALRQRLLVSLALSVPVVLMAMVPALQFTNWQWLSLTLAAPVVAYAAWPFHKAAWTNLRHGAATMDTLISLGTLAAFGWSLWALFFGDAGMPGMRHPFELTIARSDGSGNIYLEAAAGVTTFILAGRYFETRSKRKAGAALRALLELGAKDVAVLRDGREVRVPTSRLAVGDRFVVRPGEKIATDGTVLEGTSAVDASMLTGESVPVEVVPGDPVTGATVNAGGRIVVEATRIGADTQLARMAKLVEDAQNGKAAAQRLADRISAVFVPVVIALAVATLGYWLASGEGPVAAFTAAVAVLIIACPCALGLATPTALMVGTGRGAQLGILIKGPEVLESTRGVDTIVLDKTGTVTTGVMTLTGVHLAEGVSTDEALRLAGALEHSSEHPIARAIATAATERTGTLPTPEDFANVPGLGVQGVVEGHAVLVGREKLLADWSQPLPPELSQAKADAESQGRTAVTVGWDGAARAVLVVSDAVKPTSAEAVRRFRALGLTPVLLTGDNKAVAESVASEVGIDQVIAEVMPEDKVSVVKSLQAEGRSVAMVGDGVNDAAALAQADLGLAMGTGTDAAIEAGDLTLVRGDLRAAADAIRLSRKTLGTIKTNLFWAFGYNVAALPLAAAGMLNPMIAGAAMAFSSVFVVGNSLRLRRFTPLTTQPA, from the coding sequence ATGACCACCACGATCGACGGCAACCGGGTGGAGCTGGAGATCGGCGGGATGACCTGCGCCTCCTGCGCGGCCCGTATCGAGAAGAAGCTCAACCGGATGGAAGGCGTGACGGCCACCGTCAACTACGCCACCGAGAAGGCGAAGGTCGAATGGGAGGAGGAGGCCGGGATCGGCGTCGAGGACCTGATCGCCACGGTCGAGAAGACCGGCTACACCGCCGCCGTCCCCACTCCGCCGCCCCCTCCCGACCCGGCCACGGGCGCGGGCGCTTCCGCCGGCACCGGCACGGACGCCGAGGCGGGGACGGGGGCGGGTACGGACGCGAGTGCAGGCGGGCGTCCGGAATCGGATGTACGCACCCCCGGGCAGCCCGACGCCCTCGCCGCGCTCCGGCAGCGGCTGCTCGTCTCCCTGGCCCTGTCCGTCCCCGTCGTCCTGATGGCGATGGTCCCGGCACTCCAGTTCACCAACTGGCAGTGGCTGTCCCTGACCCTGGCCGCGCCGGTCGTCGCGTACGCCGCCTGGCCGTTCCACAAGGCCGCATGGACCAACCTGCGGCACGGCGCCGCCACGATGGACACGCTCATCTCGCTGGGCACCCTCGCCGCGTTCGGCTGGTCGCTGTGGGCCCTGTTCTTCGGTGACGCCGGCATGCCGGGCATGCGGCACCCCTTCGAGCTGACGATCGCCCGCAGCGACGGCAGCGGGAACATCTACCTGGAGGCGGCGGCCGGCGTCACCACGTTCATCCTGGCCGGGCGGTACTTCGAGACCCGTTCGAAGCGGAAGGCGGGCGCCGCGCTGCGGGCGCTGCTGGAGCTGGGCGCGAAAGACGTGGCGGTGCTGCGGGACGGCCGCGAAGTGCGGGTGCCCACCAGCCGGCTGGCGGTCGGTGACCGCTTCGTCGTACGGCCCGGGGAGAAGATCGCCACCGACGGCACGGTCCTGGAGGGCACCTCCGCCGTGGACGCGTCCATGCTGACCGGCGAGTCCGTTCCGGTCGAGGTGGTTCCCGGCGACCCGGTCACCGGCGCCACCGTCAACGCGGGCGGGAGGATCGTCGTCGAGGCCACCCGGATCGGCGCGGACACCCAGCTCGCCCGGATGGCCAAGCTGGTGGAGGACGCGCAGAACGGCAAGGCCGCGGCCCAGCGCCTGGCGGACCGTATCTCCGCCGTCTTCGTCCCGGTCGTCATCGCGCTCGCCGTCGCCACACTCGGCTACTGGCTCGCCAGCGGTGAGGGCCCGGTCGCCGCCTTCACCGCGGCGGTCGCCGTCCTGATCATCGCCTGCCCGTGCGCCCTGGGGCTGGCCACGCCCACCGCCCTGATGGTCGGTACGGGCCGCGGCGCCCAGCTCGGCATCCTCATCAAGGGGCCCGAGGTCCTGGAGTCCACCCGCGGTGTCGACACCATCGTCCTGGACAAGACCGGCACCGTCACCACCGGCGTGATGACCCTCACCGGCGTCCACCTGGCGGAGGGCGTGTCGACGGACGAGGCGCTGCGCCTGGCGGGCGCCCTGGAACACTCCTCCGAGCACCCCATCGCCCGCGCCATCGCCACCGCCGCCACCGAGCGTACGGGCACCCTGCCCACCCCCGAGGACTTCGCGAACGTCCCCGGCCTGGGCGTCCAGGGTGTCGTCGAGGGGCACGCCGTACTGGTCGGCCGCGAGAAGCTGCTCGCCGACTGGAGCCAGCCGCTGCCGCCCGAGCTGTCGCAAGCCAAGGCCGACGCCGAGTCCCAGGGCCGTACGGCCGTCACCGTGGGCTGGGACGGCGCGGCGCGGGCCGTACTGGTCGTCTCGGACGCCGTGAAGCCCACCAGCGCCGAGGCCGTGCGCCGGTTCCGGGCGCTGGGCCTGACCCCGGTCCTGTTGACCGGTGACAACAAGGCCGTCGCCGAGTCGGTCGCCTCGGAGGTCGGCATCGACCAGGTCATCGCCGAGGTGATGCCCGAGGACAAGGTGTCGGTCGTGAAGTCCCTCCAGGCCGAGGGCCGCTCGGTGGCGATGGTCGGCGACGGCGTCAACGACGCCGCCGCACTGGCCCAGGCCGACCTGGGCCTGGCGATGGGCACCGGCACCGACGCCGCCATAGAGGCCGGCGACCTCACCCTCGTACGAGGTGACCTGCGCGCCGCCGCGGACGCCATCCGCCTCTCCCGCAAGACCCTGGGCACGATCAAGACCAACCTGTTCTGGGCCTTCGGCTACAACGTCGCCGCCCTGCCGCTCGCCGCGGCCGGCATGCTCAACCCGATGATCGCCGGCGCCGCGATGGCCTTCTCCTCGGTCTTCGTCGTCGGCAACAGCCTCCGCCTGCGCCGCTTCACCCCACTCACCACCCAGCCCGCCTGA
- a CDS encoding carboxymuconolactone decarboxylase family protein: MNARFNMFENEFATKFAKRFANAGMLIQQSSLPSSTQELVSLRVSQINGCGWCIDFHTKEAAAAGETALRLHLVAAWRESTVFTEAEQAALALAEEGTRLADAHLGVSDETWAQVRKHYDDDQIAALVAQVALINAANRLAVIVHQRGGSYEPGMFAAMSS, translated from the coding sequence ATGAACGCCCGATTCAACATGTTCGAGAACGAGTTCGCCACCAAGTTCGCCAAGCGGTTCGCCAACGCGGGCATGCTGATCCAGCAGTCGTCGCTGCCGTCCTCCACGCAGGAGCTGGTGTCGCTGCGCGTCAGCCAGATCAACGGCTGCGGCTGGTGCATCGACTTCCACACCAAGGAGGCCGCTGCCGCCGGTGAGACCGCGCTGCGGCTCCACCTGGTCGCCGCCTGGCGCGAGTCCACCGTGTTCACCGAGGCCGAGCAGGCCGCGCTGGCGCTCGCCGAGGAGGGCACCCGGCTCGCCGACGCCCACCTCGGCGTGTCCGACGAGACCTGGGCCCAGGTGCGCAAGCACTACGACGACGACCAGATCGCCGCGTTGGTCGCCCAGGTCGCCCTGATCAACGCGGCCAACCGGCTCGCCGTGATCGTGCACCAGCGGGGAGGTTCCTACGAGCCCGGCATGTTCGCCGCCATGTCGAGCTGA
- a CDS encoding RNA polymerase sigma-70 factor, with amino-acid sequence MFIAHRNLLFTVAYEMLGSAADAEDVLQETWLRWSGVDLGTVRDQRAYLVRITTRQALSRLRTLGRRKESYVGSWLPEPLLTTPDVAEDVELADSVSMAMLLVLETLAPTERAVFVLREVFDLGYDEIAEAVEKTPAAVRQIAHRARAHVAARRPRGVVSPTETRDALDAFQRAADTGDLQCLLDILAPDVVFLGDGGGIKQAVPRPVVGADKVARLLAAGLGRIAAMGSMQPVQVNGYPALILQLDGTIDTVVTVRVDNGLITGLYAVRNPEKLSHMQQETPLRR; translated from the coding sequence GTGTTCATCGCCCACCGCAACCTGCTGTTCACGGTCGCCTACGAGATGCTCGGCTCGGCCGCCGACGCGGAGGACGTCCTGCAGGAGACCTGGCTGCGGTGGTCGGGTGTCGACCTCGGCACGGTACGGGACCAGCGCGCCTACCTCGTACGGATCACCACGCGCCAGGCGCTGAGCCGACTGCGTACGCTCGGCCGCCGCAAGGAGTCCTACGTCGGCTCCTGGCTGCCCGAGCCACTCCTCACCACGCCCGACGTGGCCGAGGACGTCGAACTGGCCGACAGCGTCTCGATGGCGATGCTGCTGGTGCTGGAAACACTCGCCCCGACCGAGCGGGCGGTGTTCGTGCTCCGCGAGGTGTTCGACCTCGGGTACGACGAGATCGCCGAAGCCGTCGAGAAGACCCCGGCCGCCGTCCGCCAGATCGCGCACCGGGCCCGGGCACACGTCGCGGCACGCCGGCCGCGCGGAGTCGTTTCCCCCACCGAGACCCGCGACGCGCTCGACGCCTTCCAACGGGCGGCCGACACAGGCGATCTGCAGTGCCTGCTCGACATCCTCGCGCCGGATGTCGTCTTCCTCGGTGACGGCGGCGGCATCAAGCAGGCCGTCCCGCGGCCCGTCGTCGGAGCCGACAAGGTGGCCCGTCTGCTGGCCGCCGGACTGGGCAGGATCGCCGCCATGGGATCGATGCAGCCGGTACAGGTCAACGGCTACCCCGCGCTGATCCTCCAGCTCGACGGCACGATCGACACCGTCGTGACGGTACGTGTCGACAACGGCCTCATCACCGGCCTCTACGCCGTACGCAACCCCGAGAAGCTCTCCCACATGCAGCAGGAAACCCCCCTGCGCCGCTGA
- a CDS encoding zinc-binding dehydrogenase, which yields MSASSHSYGSWAPRRPWIYSAPGWTERVREVTGGAGPDVVFDGVGGETGRAALGVVAHGGRFSVHGAAGGAATDAQAARAVRPGVTVIGLDQLYGFAAAAPAWIARILRRAAAGELTPVIGQTMPLERAAEAHAAMEAREVIGKTLLVT from the coding sequence GTGAGCGCAAGCTCGCACTCATACGGGAGCTGGGCGCCGAGGCGGCCGTGGATTTACTCGGCGCCGGGCTGGACGGAGCGTGTACGGGAGGTCACCGGCGGGGCGGGCCCCGACGTGGTGTTCGACGGAGTCGGAGGGGAGACGGGCCGGGCCGCGCTCGGGGTGGTGGCGCACGGCGGGCGGTTCTCCGTACACGGCGCCGCCGGCGGTGCGGCGACCGACGCGCAGGCGGCACGGGCTGTCCGGCCCGGAGTGACGGTGATCGGACTGGACCAGCTCTACGGCTTCGCAGCGGCGGCCCCCGCATGGATCGCCCGGATCCTGAGGCGGGCGGCAGCGGGAGAGCTGACGCCGGTGATCGGACAGACCATGCCCCTGGAGCGGGCGGCGGAGGCACATGCGGCGATGGAAGCCCGCGAGGTCATCGGCAAGACGCTGCTCGTTACGTGA
- a CDS encoding DUF4097 family beta strand repeat-containing protein, producing the protein MRRHLRHLAAIALVGVAVGGVSSCGLWDSSTFEDDGKVSQKITSVRLDNGSGAVEVRGEKDVDEISVHRKVEYRGDRPEGASHRVENGVLILGGCGKSCSVSYTVEVPVGTRVGGQTSNGAVTLSQVGEVDVTTSNGAVKVDDAAGPVKVRTTNGRITGRGLKGKSIDAETSNGGIELAPATAQDIRAETTNGAVSLTVPAGRYRISAKNDNGHQSIGIPNDPSGDHRIDLTTDNGAITVKAA; encoded by the coding sequence ATGCGTCGGCACCTGCGCCACTTGGCGGCCATCGCGCTCGTCGGAGTCGCCGTCGGGGGAGTCAGCTCCTGCGGGCTGTGGGACTCCTCCACTTTCGAGGACGACGGCAAGGTGTCGCAGAAGATCACTTCCGTACGGCTCGACAACGGCTCCGGCGCCGTCGAGGTGCGCGGTGAAAAGGACGTCGACGAAATCTCCGTCCACCGGAAAGTCGAATACCGGGGCGACCGGCCGGAAGGAGCGTCCCACCGGGTGGAGAACGGCGTCCTGATACTCGGCGGCTGCGGCAAGAGCTGTTCGGTGAGCTACACCGTCGAGGTACCCGTGGGGACCCGGGTCGGCGGCCAGACCTCGAACGGCGCGGTCACCCTGTCCCAGGTGGGCGAAGTGGATGTCACGACGAGCAATGGAGCCGTGAAGGTGGACGATGCGGCGGGCCCGGTGAAGGTACGGACCACCAACGGACGGATCACCGGACGCGGCCTGAAGGGCAAGAGCATCGACGCCGAGACCTCCAACGGCGGGATCGAACTCGCACCGGCCACGGCGCAGGACATACGGGCCGAGACCACGAACGGCGCCGTCAGTCTCACCGTGCCGGCCGGCCGCTACCGGATATCCGCCAAGAACGACAACGGCCACCAGAGCATCGGCATACCCAACGACCCGTCCGGCGACCACCGCATCGACCTGACCACCGACAACGGAGCCATCACCGTCAAAGCCGCTTGA
- a CDS encoding beta-ketoacyl-ACP synthase III, translating into MTGSRILALGHYQPSKVLTNDDLAKIVDTDDAWISSRVGIRTRHVAAPDESVAAMATAAAAKALAAGGLRPDDIDLVLVATCTATDRSPNTAARVAARLGLRAPATMDINVVCSGFTHALATADHAIRAGSATNALVIGAEKFTDVVDWTDRSTCVLVGDGAGAAIVTASPEPLIGPVLWGSVPEMGHAVRIEGEPARFAQEGQAVYRWATTQLPPIAREVCERAGVRPEDLGAIVLHQANLRIIEPVAQRIGAVNAVIARDVVDSGNTSAASVPLALSKLVERREIAPGAPVLLFAFGGNLSYAGQIIRCP; encoded by the coding sequence ATGACGGGGTCACGCATCCTGGCTCTCGGCCATTACCAGCCCTCCAAAGTGCTCACCAACGATGATCTGGCGAAGATCGTGGACACCGACGACGCCTGGATCAGCAGCCGTGTCGGCATCCGCACCCGCCATGTCGCGGCGCCGGACGAGAGCGTGGCGGCGATGGCCACCGCCGCGGCGGCCAAGGCACTGGCCGCCGGCGGGCTCCGCCCCGATGACATCGACCTGGTACTCGTCGCCACCTGCACGGCGACGGACCGCAGCCCCAACACCGCCGCGCGGGTGGCCGCCCGGCTCGGACTGCGGGCCCCGGCCACCATGGACATCAACGTCGTCTGCTCCGGCTTCACCCACGCGCTGGCCACCGCCGACCACGCCATCCGGGCCGGGTCGGCCACCAACGCGCTGGTCATCGGGGCCGAGAAGTTCACGGACGTGGTGGACTGGACCGACCGCTCGACCTGCGTCCTGGTCGGGGACGGCGCGGGCGCCGCGATCGTCACCGCCTCTCCCGAGCCGCTGATCGGCCCGGTGCTGTGGGGCTCGGTCCCCGAGATGGGCCACGCAGTACGGATCGAGGGCGAGCCGGCGCGCTTCGCCCAGGAAGGCCAGGCGGTCTACCGCTGGGCGACGACCCAGCTCCCGCCCATCGCGCGCGAGGTCTGCGAGCGCGCCGGCGTACGGCCCGAGGACCTGGGGGCAATCGTGCTGCACCAGGCCAATCTGCGGATCATCGAGCCGGTCGCGCAGCGTATCGGCGCGGTCAACGCCGTGATCGCGCGCGATGTCGTGGACTCGGGGAACACCTCGGCCGCCTCCGTGCCGCTGGCCCTGTCCAAGCTGGTCGAGCGGCGTGAGATCGCCCCCGGGGCGCCGGTGCTGCTGTTCGCCTTCGGCGGGAACCTCTCGTACGCGGGGCAGATCATCCGCTGCCCTTGA